A window of the Carassius carassius chromosome 36, fCarCar2.1, whole genome shotgun sequence genome harbors these coding sequences:
- the nop56 gene encoding nucleolar protein 56 yields the protein MVLLHVLFEHAAGYALFAVKEVEEIGMLLPQVEQSVLNLGKFSSVIKLSAFFPFKSAQGALENINAVSEGVVHADLKLFLETNLPSGGKKKAMLGVSDAKLGAALQEELNLSIQTGGVVAEVLRGVRLHFHSLVKGLTAQAASKAQLGLGHSYSRAKVKFNVNRADNMIIQSIALLDQLDKDINTFSMRVREWYGYHFPELIKIVNDNGTYCKLAKLIGNRKELTEEMLEAIEEITMDSGKAQAILDASRSSMGMDISPIDLINIESFSSRVVSLTEYRQGLSEYLRSKMGQVAPNLAALIGEVVGARLISHAGSLTNLAKYPASTVQILGAEKALFRALKTRGNTPKYGLIFHSTFIGRAAAKNKGRISRYLANKCTIASRIDCFSDVPTSVFGDKLRDQVEERLAFYETGDAPRKNLDVMKEAVAQASEVAAEIKRKLEKKEKKKKKREKRKLEALSTAEGDDEEKANGEAEVHMSNTSSKKKKKPTAEEDPEDEGVLTNGVDEATPSKKKKKRKIDTVEAEPEADVMQAEKKKKKKKKKAEEEDE from the exons ATG GTGCTTTTACACGTGTTGTTCGAGCATGCAGCTGGATATGCGTTATTTGCTGTTAAAGAAGTGGAGGAGATTGGGATGCTTCTACCTCAG GTGGAGCAAAGTGTCCTAAACCTTGGCAAATTCAGTAGCGTGATCAAACTGAGTGCATTTTTCCCCTTTAAATCCGCCCAGGGTGCACTGGAAAACATCAATGCCGTCTCAGAAG GAGTTGTCCATGCGGATCTCAAGTTGTTCTTGGAGACCAACCTTCCGTCCGGAGGTAAAAAGAAGGCAATGCTGGGGGTTTCGGATGCTAAACTTGGGGCGGCGCTTCAAGAAGAGCTCAATCTGTCCATTCAGACTGGAGGCGTTGTAGCTGAAGTCCTAAGAG GTGTGCGTCTGCACTTCCATTCCCTGGTCAAGGGACTCACCGCTCAGGCTGCGTCCAAAGCTCAGCTGGGTTTGGGTCACAGCTACTCCAGAGCCAAAGTCAAGTTCAATGTCAACCGGGCAGACAACATGATCATCCAGTCGATCGCCCTCCTTGATCAGCTGGACAAAGACATCAACACGTTCTCAATGCGTGTGCG TGAATGGTACGGCTATCACTTCCCAGAGCTGATCAAGATCGTGAACGATAACGGTACATACTGTAAGCTGGCCAAGTTGATCGGGAACAGGAAGGAACTGACTGAGGAGATGCTGGAAGCTATAGAGGAGATCACAATGGACAGTGGCAAAGCTCAGGCCATCCTGGATGCGTCCCGCAGCTCTATGG gtatGGACATCTCTCCTATTGACTTGATCAACATTGAGAGTTTCTCCAGCCGAGTAGTGTCTCTCACAGAGTACAGACAGGGACTGTCTGAGTATCTGCGATCTAAAATGGGCCAGGTGGCGCCAAATCTTGCGGCTCTCATTGGTGAAGTG GTTGGTGCTCGTCTCATCTCTCATGCCGGCAGCCTGACAAACCTAGCCAAATATCCAGCCTCCACCGTGCAGATTCTGGGGGCAGAGAAGGCCCTGTTCAG GGCACTAAAGACCAGAGGAAACACGCCAAAGTACGGTCTCATTTTCCATTCAACGTTTATCGGGCGTGCAGCTGCCAAGAACAAGGGTCGCATCTCTCGTTACCTGGCCAACAAGTGTACCATCGCATCACGCATTGACTGCTTTTCTG ACGTTCCCACCAGTGTGTTCGGTGACAAGCTGCGTGACCAGGTCGAAGAGCGTCTGGCGTTCTACGAGACCGGAGACGCGCCACGTAAGAACCTGGACGTCATGAAAGAAGCTGTTGCACAG GCTAGTGAGGTAGCTGCCGAAATCAAGCGCAAGCtggagaagaaagaaaagaagaaaaagaagcgtGAGAAGAGGAAACTAGAAGCGCTCTCCACAGCTGAAGGAGATGACGAGGAAAAAGCCAACGGCGAGGCTGAGGTACATATGAGTAACACTTCATCT aaaaagaaaaagaaaccgaCGGCTGAGGAGGACCCGGAGGACGAGGGGGTCTTGACGAATGGTGTTGATGAGGCCACGCCTtccaagaagaaaaagaagaggaaGATTGATACTGTGGAGGCGGAGCCTGAGGCTGATGTGATGCAGgcagagaagaaaaagaaaaagaagaaaaagaaggctgaggaggaggatgaataA